The following are from one region of the Polaribacter marinaquae genome:
- a CDS encoding alkaline phosphatase: protein MKNILKNALLVLLSILYIGCKKETSKKPLNVILMIGDGMGLAQVSTAFYFGKNAPNFEQFKEIGFIKTQSTSHTITDSAAGATAFATGQKTYKRAIGVSKDSLPIPTIIETLQQKGYQSGLVSLTPITHATPGAFYAHVKDRDSHEEIALDLIDANIDFFAGGGLKYLKRRKDKKDLYAALLAKNYQLDSVALSPYNIHKRNGYLLANDGLPSKLEGRKSFFQDATQLGLDYLTEKEKPFFLMIEGSYIDWGGHAMDAELLKQEVLDFDKTLGVVLNYIKKHPNTLLVVTADHETGGVSIGKSYVIDEATGEKQEEVTNVSINFNNDQHSGTLIPVFAKGPGAPLFKGIYENNEIYHKILKAIHNK from the coding sequence ATGAAAAACATTTTGAAAAACGCACTATTGGTTTTGCTATCTATTTTGTACATAGGTTGTAAAAAAGAAACATCTAAAAAACCTTTAAATGTTATTTTGATGATAGGAGACGGTATGGGTCTTGCCCAAGTTTCTACAGCATTTTATTTCGGAAAAAACGCACCAAATTTCGAGCAATTTAAAGAAATCGGTTTTATAAAAACACAAAGTACAAGCCACACAATTACAGACTCTGCCGCAGGTGCAACTGCATTTGCAACAGGTCAAAAAACATATAAAAGAGCCATTGGTGTTTCTAAAGACAGTTTGCCTATACCTACCATAATAGAGACCTTGCAACAAAAAGGTTATCAATCTGGTTTGGTAAGCTTAACACCCATAACCCATGCTACACCTGGGGCTTTTTATGCCCATGTAAAAGATAGAGATTCGCACGAAGAAATCGCTTTAGACCTTATCGATGCGAATATCGATTTTTTTGCAGGTGGTGGTTTAAAATATTTAAAACGCAGAAAAGATAAGAAAGATTTGTATGCTGCATTGCTAGCTAAAAATTACCAACTAGATTCTGTAGCATTATCTCCTTATAATATTCACAAAAGAAATGGGTATTTATTAGCAAATGATGGTTTGCCATCTAAATTAGAAGGTAGAAAAAGCTTTTTTCAAGATGCTACACAACTGGGTTTAGACTATTTAACAGAAAAAGAGAAACCTTTCTTTTTAATGATTGAAGGTTCTTATATCGATTGGGGCGGACACGCCATGGATGCCGAATTATTAAAACAAGAAGTTTTAGATTTTGATAAAACTTTAGGGGTTGTTTTAAACTACATAAAAAAACACCCAAACACACTTTTGGTAGTTACTGCAGACCACGAAACAGGAGGCGTAAGTATTGGGAAATCGTATGTTATTGATGAAGCTACAGGCGAGAAACAAGAAGAAGTAACTAATGTTTCTATCAACTTTAACAACGACCAACATAGCGGTACTTTAATCCCTGTTTTTGCAAAAGGTCCAGGCGCACCACTTTTTAAAGGCATTTATGAAAACAATGAAATTTATCATAAAATTTTAAAAGCCATTCACAACAAATAA
- a CDS encoding RagB/SusD family nutrient uptake outer membrane protein: MKNIIKSTLIAFSFLCICSCSDLNEEVLDESLTGSGQAEAISGAIAPAYGQVSWTWRHTNYYGLQLIPSDEAILPYRGGTDWYDGGKFLAAHTHSITPTNDLVKSAWTELTINISRTVSAIEVLRPLADAGNTEAAGALYEMIALRAYLNMLTLDSWGLVFKKELSSQDSEILRNQEAVDYIESELLSVVDLINNNKGPGRMTQAAVWGFLARLHLNAAVYRDPYGTPNFTTEDMDKVITYTNNIINSGQFSLSPEYFDLFNDDNNSNAELIFALDQRGVLKREHSRWAYWSIPGSMYPRPEHLSADGTDGPAITSDFYQTWVAAYGSVDPADADPRFLQKNTQEAANGVADLTGLSPLNDENNYYCVAAKDFEIDRGILRGVPWAARKDENGAFYTCSDGYRIYPVKQIKGNGKDKNVAYVNLTEKVDFTNEGRAHHTGFRVSKYQFSRASPNGNNFSSVDLVLMRYAEIYMMRAEAKLRKGDNAAALADVNIVRTSRTARAPIPTALNSINLDILYRELGFEFYWEGLRRTNQIRFSHYEDSWTEKTDANVNNRLFPIPQVAIDGASNTPGYLEQNKGY, encoded by the coding sequence ATGAAAAATATAATAAAAAGTACACTCATAGCATTCAGCTTCTTATGTATCTGTAGCTGTAGCGATTTAAATGAAGAGGTTTTAGATGAATCTTTAACTGGTAGCGGGCAAGCAGAAGCCATAAGTGGTGCTATTGCACCGGCATACGGGCAAGTTTCTTGGACTTGGAGACACACAAACTACTACGGTTTGCAATTGATACCTAGTGATGAGGCTATTTTACCTTACAGAGGTGGTACAGACTGGTATGATGGTGGTAAATTTTTAGCTGCACATACGCACTCTATCACTCCTACAAATGATTTGGTTAAGAGTGCTTGGACAGAACTAACTATCAATATCTCTAGAACCGTAAGTGCCATCGAAGTTTTAAGACCTTTAGCAGATGCAGGTAATACAGAGGCGGCAGGTGCTTTGTACGAGATGATTGCGCTAAGAGCCTATTTAAATATGTTAACATTAGACAGTTGGGGCTTGGTGTTTAAAAAAGAATTGTCTAGTCAAGATTCAGAAATCTTAAGAAATCAAGAGGCTGTAGATTATATAGAAAGCGAATTATTATCTGTTGTAGACCTTATAAATAATAATAAAGGTCCGGGTAGAATGACACAAGCTGCGGTTTGGGGATTTTTAGCAAGATTACACTTAAATGCTGCTGTGTATAGAGATCCTTACGGAACACCAAATTTTACGACAGAAGATATGGATAAGGTTATTACATATACCAATAACATTATCAATTCAGGGCAATTTTCTTTATCACCAGAATATTTCGACTTGTTTAATGATGATAACAATAGTAATGCAGAGTTGATATTTGCTTTAGACCAACGTGGTGTCTTAAAAAGAGAACACAGTCGTTGGGCGTATTGGTCTATTCCTGGTTCTATGTACCCAAGACCAGAGCACTTAAGTGCAGACGGTACAGATGGGCCAGCAATTACATCAGATTTTTATCAAACTTGGGTAGCTGCGTATGGTAGTGTAGACCCAGCAGATGCAGATCCTAGGTTTTTACAAAAAAACACACAAGAAGCTGCCAATGGTGTAGCAGATCTTACAGGTCTTTCTCCTTTAAACGACGAGAATAACTATTACTGCGTAGCTGCCAAAGACTTCGAAATTGATAGAGGTATTTTAAGAGGTGTGCCTTGGGCTGCAAGAAAAGATGAAAATGGTGCATTTTATACTTGTAGCGATGGATACAGAATTTACCCGGTAAAACAAATAAAAGGAAACGGAAAAGATAAAAATGTAGCCTATGTAAACCTTACAGAAAAAGTAGATTTTACCAACGAAGGTAGAGCGCATCATACAGGTTTTCGTGTGTCTAAATATCAATTTAGTCGCGCCTCTCCTAACGGAAACAACTTTAGTAGCGTAGATTTAGTATTAATGCGTTATGCAGAAATTTACATGATGCGTGCAGAAGCTAAACTAAGAAAAGGAGACAATGCGGCTGCCTTAGCAGATGTAAACATTGTAAGAACGTCTAGAACTGCACGTGCACCAATACCAACTGCTTTAAACAGTATCAATTTAGATATTTTATACAGAGAGTTAGGTTTCGAGTTCTATTGGGAAGGTTTAAGAAGAACAAACCAAATCCGTTTTAGTCATTACGAAGATTCGTGGACAGAAAAAACAGATGCCAATGTAAATAACAGGTTGTTTCCAATACCACAAGTTGCCATCGATGGTGCTTCTAACACACCAGGTTACTTAGAACAAAATAAAGGATATTAG
- a CDS encoding two-component regulator propeller domain-containing protein translates to MTRVTFFAFFILLQTLGQEVKFENFSVNNGLSNNSVKDIENDNNGGLWVATWDGLNYFDGYSFKIFKNDIDDKNTIAGNFISKIKKDGKGRIWILTEDFKVSRYIGNKKFKNYSFKEKPIDISISNKENIIIYTKNNCYEFIEGQFKNRPTHLPNDKNVRLKNILLTKYPNLVINDVLKDKTGNIWYATRKNGLFIIRNKLNKSNKYHIENYLKDPYSLTSFNSNEIETLHEDVFGNIWLGAKDGGISMAYTNSDKILSIAPHPIDTPNIPNETLRAITKDIHGKLWLGYYTKGLYSYNADSKNYKKFAIKEAKEQPDWKRIRTLFTASDGTIWAGTYAGIIRIKKNGDYILYDATKTANFPNNRNYSIYEDTNKHLWIACWGGVAKFNLNSNKFESYKGQHLLEKYHVRDVIFIDNELILATENNGLRLFDVHKEKLQTIPVKKGLSNFHKEDKSVTSGSNHIKLLDLKNGELQTITTKNGILSNSTYAVYKDLKTGYYWVATLGGLTIFDKEKGIIKNITEKEGLPSQLVYGILTNKNDVWISTTKGIAIINKTNFSVKPFYPKGGWQVSEFSEGAYYQDAKGDLYFGGINGLNYFNPDNIQFNNTEVKLKLWVDYNENYTKNIVKTHNQNHIDIDLIPIRFPIKVEKNIYYKLEGKDKEWILLNLNNKISYSNLVPGKYTFLVKEGKNSNQKLLFNLEIKKPFYQTFLFFIIVIALILMSAVVFIYIKNKAAIRQQKKLEEKIIARTKVIENQKKDLEDINSKLDEKNKKILLQKEKLLELHNQLKNEDFEIEKFKTFVLSEFQEPVSNIIKKASDLSENSENKKSILSQANKLITVISEWNYLSQIKDIGAIKTSVVDLLPIVKNSVNKLENALQQHKVDFSFHINKTPNWVEVDVLRFRLMLQYLFNDIQKYSDKGSQLELQIKYNAGNFNVQIASNSSLLLNSWHRVMHYSPYFKAFQTLIKDLNGEFYNFNLESSFKVSLQIPIPQINTKDAQIETISWKHFNEQDNLASDKKNVLVFCDRENTSAANQIVLENNYNLIFENTASNLNAATKQLTIHSIVLYDVAFSKELLYFLKNSDEIKNRKIPLIYISEDFNTQLREQSVEFGIDTIIQLPASTSFVQKKIASLINTKSNAPLDHKFQQQIFDILTDKEQLQTANDKLLKKSLHIIKSEIHNPNFNVEMLVDTLDISRVKCYRLFKERLKQSPSDVIMSLRLQKAEALLKTQKLNISEISFECGYNDPKYFAKAFKKHYGKSPKEFKQQFC, encoded by the coding sequence ATGACTAGAGTCACTTTCTTTGCTTTTTTTATTTTATTACAAACCCTAGGTCAAGAAGTAAAATTCGAAAACTTTTCTGTTAACAATGGCTTATCTAACAATTCTGTTAAAGATATCGAAAATGACAATAATGGTGGTTTATGGGTAGCTACATGGGATGGTTTAAATTATTTTGACGGCTACAGCTTTAAAATTTTTAAAAATGATATCGATGATAAAAATACGATTGCAGGTAATTTTATATCTAAAATTAAAAAGGATGGCAAGGGTCGTATTTGGATACTTACCGAAGATTTTAAAGTAAGCAGATACATCGGTAATAAAAAGTTTAAAAATTACTCTTTTAAAGAAAAACCTATAGACATTTCAATATCGAATAAAGAAAACATCATTATTTACACCAAAAATAATTGTTATGAATTTATTGAAGGCCAATTTAAAAACAGACCAACACACTTACCCAACGATAAAAATGTAAGATTAAAAAATATCTTACTCACTAAATATCCAAACCTAGTTATTAATGATGTTTTAAAAGACAAAACAGGTAATATTTGGTATGCTACACGTAAAAATGGTTTGTTTATCATAAGAAACAAACTAAATAAATCTAATAAATACCATATAGAAAACTATCTTAAAGATCCTTATTCTCTAACAAGTTTTAATAGTAACGAAATAGAAACCTTGCATGAAGATGTCTTTGGTAATATTTGGTTGGGTGCTAAAGATGGTGGTATAAGTATGGCTTATACAAATTCTGATAAAATTCTCTCTATAGCTCCGCATCCTATAGATACCCCTAATATCCCAAACGAAACGCTACGCGCAATCACCAAAGATATTCACGGTAAACTTTGGTTGGGCTATTATACCAAAGGCTTGTATTCTTATAATGCTGATAGTAAAAATTATAAAAAGTTTGCAATTAAAGAAGCAAAAGAACAACCAGATTGGAAACGCATTCGCACACTATTTACAGCATCTGATGGTACAATATGGGCAGGAACTTATGCCGGAATTATCAGAATAAAGAAAAACGGAGATTACATTTTATATGATGCTACAAAAACCGCTAATTTCCCTAACAATAGAAATTATAGCATTTATGAAGATACCAACAAACACTTATGGATTGCATGTTGGGGTGGTGTTGCCAAATTTAATTTAAATTCAAATAAATTTGAAAGCTACAAAGGGCAACATTTATTAGAAAAGTACCATGTTAGAGATGTAATTTTTATAGACAACGAGTTAATCTTAGCTACAGAAAATAATGGTTTACGCTTGTTTGATGTGCATAAAGAAAAGCTACAAACCATTCCTGTTAAAAAAGGTCTTTCTAATTTTCATAAAGAAGATAAAAGTGTTACTTCTGGTAGTAACCATATAAAATTATTGGATTTAAAAAATGGTGAACTACAAACGATAACTACCAAAAACGGAATCTTAAGCAACAGTACCTATGCCGTTTATAAAGATTTAAAAACAGGGTATTATTGGGTAGCAACTTTAGGCGGATTGACCATTTTTGATAAGGAAAAAGGCATTATTAAAAATATTACTGAAAAAGAAGGTTTACCAAGTCAGCTTGTATATGGTATTTTAACCAATAAAAATGATGTTTGGATAAGCACAACCAAAGGAATTGCAATTATTAATAAAACTAATTTCTCTGTAAAACCTTTTTATCCAAAGGGTGGTTGGCAGGTTTCTGAGTTTTCTGAAGGTGCTTATTATCAAGACGCGAAAGGCGATTTATATTTTGGAGGTATAAACGGCCTAAACTATTTTAATCCTGATAATATTCAATTTAATAACACAGAAGTAAAACTTAAATTATGGGTAGATTATAATGAAAACTACACAAAAAATATTGTAAAAACGCACAACCAAAACCACATCGATATCGATTTGATTCCTATTCGATTTCCTATAAAAGTAGAAAAAAATATTTATTACAAATTAGAAGGCAAAGACAAAGAATGGATTTTACTAAATCTTAACAACAAAATAAGTTATAGCAACCTTGTACCTGGTAAGTATACTTTTTTAGTTAAAGAAGGTAAAAACAGCAATCAAAAACTACTTTTTAATTTAGAAATTAAAAAACCTTTTTACCAAACCTTTCTGTTTTTTATAATAGTAATTGCGCTCATTTTAATGAGCGCCGTTGTCTTTATTTACATCAAAAATAAAGCTGCAATTAGACAACAGAAAAAATTAGAAGAAAAAATAATTGCAAGAACCAAAGTTATCGAAAATCAAAAAAAGGATTTAGAAGACATCAACTCTAAACTCGATGAAAAGAATAAAAAAATACTGCTTCAAAAAGAAAAACTATTAGAATTACACAATCAATTGAAGAACGAAGATTTTGAAATCGAAAAATTTAAAACCTTTGTGCTATCAGAATTTCAAGAACCTGTTTCTAATATCATAAAAAAAGCAAGCGATTTATCAGAAAATTCAGAAAACAAAAAAAGTATTCTTTCACAAGCCAACAAACTAATTACAGTAATTTCTGAGTGGAATTATTTAAGTCAAATTAAAGATATTGGCGCAATAAAAACCTCGGTAGTAGATTTATTACCTATCGTAAAAAATAGTGTTAACAAACTAGAAAACGCATTGCAACAGCACAAAGTAGATTTTAGTTTTCACATTAACAAAACACCAAATTGGGTAGAAGTAGATGTTTTACGTTTTCGTTTAATGCTTCAATATTTATTTAATGATATTCAAAAATATTCTGATAAAGGCAGTCAATTAGAATTACAAATTAAATACAACGCAGGTAATTTTAATGTACAAATTGCCTCTAACAGTAGTTTACTTTTAAATAGTTGGCATCGTGTAATGCATTACAGTCCTTATTTTAAAGCGTTTCAAACTTTAATAAAAGATTTAAATGGCGAGTTTTACAACTTTAACTTAGAAAGTTCTTTTAAAGTATCATTACAAATACCCATACCCCAAATTAATACCAAAGATGCACAAATAGAAACCATCTCTTGGAAACATTTTAACGAACAAGACAACCTCGCATCAGACAAAAAAAATGTATTGGTTTTTTGTGATAGAGAAAACACTAGCGCTGCAAATCAAATTGTATTAGAAAACAACTATAATTTAATTTTCGAAAATACCGCTAGTAATTTAAATGCAGCTACAAAACAACTTACAATACATAGCATTGTATTATATGACGTTGCTTTTTCTAAAGAACTCTTGTACTTTCTTAAAAATTCTGATGAAATTAAAAATAGAAAAATTCCGCTTATCTATATATCAGAAGATTTTAATACACAATTAAGAGAACAGTCTGTAGAGTTTGGTATCGATACTATAATTCAATTACCAGCAAGTACCTCGTTTGTACAAAAAAAGATAGCCTCTTTAATAAACACTAAAAGCAACGCACCCTTAGACCATAAATTTCAACAACAAATATTTGATATTTTAACGGATAAAGAGCAATTGCAAACAGCAAATGACAAGCTCTTAAAAAAGAGTTTACATATTATTAAAAGTGAAATTCACAACCCCAATTTTAATGTAGAAATGTTGGTAGATACTTTAGATATTTCTAGGGTAAAATGTTATCGATTATTTAAAGAGCGTTTAAAACAATCGCCATCAGATGTAATCATGTCTTTAAGACTGCAAAAAGCAGAAGCATTGTTAAAAACGCAAAAACTAAATATATCAGAAATAAGTTTTGAGTGTGGTTATAACGATCCTAAATATTTTGCCAAAGCTTTTAAGAAGCATTATGGTAAAAGTCCTAAAGAATTTAAACAACAGTTTTGTTAA
- a CDS encoding purine-nucleoside phosphorylase — MKQQQLQETIDFLKAKGITNPATGIVLGTGLGKLVDEITIEKEIPYADIPNFPVATVEFHSGKLIYGDLSGKKVIVMAGRFHLYEGYTPWEVTYGIRAMHGLGIQNLLISNAAGAINLDYKKGDLMLIEDHINLQGSSPLAFNGANAFGNIFADMLEPYSKAINIKIKDIAKAHKIQLHQGMYASVLGPQLETRAEYRMLQILEADAVGMSTVPEVIVAKQLNLPCAAISVLTDECDPKNLQPVDIAEIIAIAGAAEPKMITIFKEVVKEL, encoded by the coding sequence ATGAAACAACAGCAATTACAAGAAACCATCGATTTTTTAAAAGCAAAAGGTATTACAAATCCTGCTACAGGTATTGTTTTAGGTACAGGTTTGGGTAAGTTGGTAGATGAAATTACCATCGAAAAAGAAATTCCGTATGCAGACATTCCTAACTTTCCGGTAGCTACTGTAGAGTTTCATTCTGGAAAATTAATTTATGGTGATTTGTCTGGTAAAAAAGTTATCGTAATGGCGGGTAGATTTCATTTATACGAAGGTTATACGCCATGGGAAGTAACTTACGGCATTAGAGCGATGCACGGTTTGGGCATTCAAAATCTATTAATTTCTAATGCTGCGGGTGCTATTAACCTAGATTATAAAAAAGGAGATTTAATGTTGATAGAAGACCACATCAATCTTCAAGGTAGTTCGCCATTAGCTTTTAACGGTGCAAATGCCTTTGGTAATATTTTTGCCGATATGCTAGAACCGTATTCAAAAGCAATCAATATAAAAATAAAAGACATCGCAAAAGCGCATAAAATTCAATTACATCAAGGTATGTACGCAAGTGTTCTTGGTCCACAGTTAGAAACGAGGGCAGAATATAGAATGTTGCAAATTTTAGAAGCTGATGCCGTTGGTATGAGTACTGTGCCAGAGGTAATTGTTGCCAAACAATTAAACCTGCCATGTGCTGCAATTTCTGTATTAACAGATGAGTGTGATCCTAAGAATTTACAACCTGTAGATATTGCAGAAATTATTGCCATTGCTGGTGCTGCAGAACCTAAGATGATTACTATTTTTAAAGAAGTGGTTAAAGAATTATAA
- a CDS encoding TonB-dependent receptor, whose protein sequence is MKNFYLLLILVFGCIAYTGAQVKVTGSVVSNTDNLPIPNVSITVKGNNSKGTATDFDGNFKLSLNNQTGTLVFSSLGYETKEMAFNGNQVLKVTLKETSSSLDEIVIVGYGSQKRSDVTGAISSVKSENFNKGVVANAGQLLQGKVAGVNVSSNSGEPGATQDVIIRGVGSLRSGTTPLYIVDGFALDNTNNGVASNPLNFINPQDIESIEVLKDASSAAIYGSRAANGVIVITTKKGKKGKTKINLTLSSGYATIANKIAVFSADEFRANVNAVNGTLADGGGATDWQKELTRAAISNNINFSMSGGTENSSYAASIGLDDQEGILRNSNLKRYSGRLNLSQKAINDKLNVTFNLTATKLDNTRPNSNAVVGNMLSLNPTDTPYENGTLKGNLSNDILNPFIAESLYGDFTNNNRILANIAPSYKITKGLTYKLNMGVDYSITERDVQNLPYATETNTTLGSVNTATTKNSNTLVENTLTYNLYGDKSSFTFLAGHTYQQTEVSQKQFFLEGFPDNGVEPRYQLETANQQTTQSAFATKNELQSFFGRLNYTYDDKYLVTATMRADGSSKFGKNNRYGYFPSVALGWNISNENFLANSTAINNLKLRASWGQTGSQEIPSKITKASYTESNSNNDTYPLDSGATDLSGYPYGSIFTRLANPNIQWEVATQTNIGLDFSLLNYKLTGTIDYFNKVTDNILLEVAPTDPIVPVSTYWTNIPNMEIENNGVEIALDYKDYVNDRFTYNFGGNISFTKNTVNNSPYKILTTGAARGAGQTGATINGVLNGESIGAFYMQEFTGIGADGLNQFKDSNNDGEILDDDRAVVGNALPDYVYAFYLNFTYKNFDLGFNFNGAGGNKIYNHVAMSSFNKGNLANSFNTTNRAVEFLDEAATNSNLVSTRYLENGSFLRLNNATIGYNLSPQSIGFGESIKNLRLSVTGQNLFVITDYSGFDPEINTGSPLGGIQTFGIDYFSYPKSKTILLSLNVEF, encoded by the coding sequence ATGAAAAATTTTTACTTATTATTAATTCTTGTCTTTGGGTGTATAGCATATACCGGCGCACAAGTAAAGGTAACAGGGAGTGTAGTTTCCAATACAGACAACCTCCCTATACCAAATGTATCTATTACTGTTAAGGGGAATAACAGTAAAGGAACTGCTACAGATTTTGACGGAAATTTTAAATTATCTCTAAACAATCAAACAGGTACTTTAGTATTTTCTTCTTTAGGCTACGAAACAAAAGAAATGGCTTTTAACGGTAATCAAGTTTTAAAGGTAACTTTAAAAGAAACTTCAAGTTCTTTAGACGAAATTGTAATTGTTGGTTACGGTTCTCAAAAAAGATCAGATGTTACTGGTGCAATATCTTCTGTAAAAAGCGAAAACTTTAACAAAGGGGTTGTTGCCAATGCAGGACAATTATTACAAGGTAAAGTTGCCGGTGTAAATGTATCCTCTAATAGTGGTGAACCTGGTGCTACACAAGATGTAATTATTAGAGGAGTTGGTAGTTTAAGATCTGGTACAACACCACTTTACATTGTAGATGGTTTTGCTTTAGACAACACAAATAATGGTGTTGCTTCTAACCCATTAAACTTTATCAATCCTCAAGACATCGAAAGTATAGAAGTTTTAAAAGATGCATCTTCTGCAGCAATTTATGGTTCTAGAGCTGCCAATGGTGTTATTGTAATTACTACTAAAAAAGGAAAAAAAGGAAAAACAAAAATAAACCTAACACTTTCTAGTGGTTATGCTACGATTGCTAATAAAATAGCCGTTTTTTCTGCTGATGAGTTTAGAGCTAATGTAAATGCCGTAAACGGTACTTTGGCAGATGGTGGTGGTGCTACAGATTGGCAAAAAGAACTTACAAGAGCTGCCATTTCTAATAACATTAACTTTTCTATGAGTGGTGGTACAGAAAATTCTTCTTATGCTGCTTCTATTGGTTTAGATGACCAAGAAGGAATTTTAAGAAACAGTAATTTAAAACGCTATTCTGGTCGTTTAAATTTATCACAAAAAGCAATAAACGATAAATTAAACGTAACTTTTAATTTAACGGCTACCAAATTAGACAACACAAGACCAAATTCTAATGCAGTTGTTGGTAATATGCTAAGTTTAAATCCTACGGATACACCTTATGAAAACGGTACGTTAAAAGGGAATTTAAGCAACGATATTTTAAATCCGTTTATTGCAGAATCACTTTACGGAGACTTTACAAATAACAATCGTATTCTAGCAAACATTGCACCTTCTTATAAAATCACAAAAGGGTTAACTTATAAGTTAAACATGGGTGTAGACTACTCTATCACAGAAAGAGATGTGCAAAACTTACCATATGCTACAGAAACCAATACAACATTGGGTAGTGTAAATACAGCTACTACAAAAAACAGCAATACACTTGTAGAAAACACGTTAACTTACAATTTGTATGGTGATAAAAGTAGTTTTACATTTTTAGCAGGTCATACTTACCAGCAAACAGAAGTTAGTCAAAAACAATTTTTCTTAGAAGGTTTTCCAGACAATGGTGTAGAACCAAGGTATCAATTAGAAACTGCAAATCAACAAACAACGCAATCGGCTTTTGCAACTAAAAACGAGTTACAATCTTTCTTCGGAAGACTTAATTATACTTACGACGATAAATACTTAGTAACAGCAACAATGCGTGCAGATGGTTCTTCTAAGTTTGGTAAGAATAACAGATATGGATATTTTCCTTCGGTTGCATTGGGTTGGAATATAAGCAACGAAAACTTTTTAGCAAATTCTACTGCAATTAACAACTTAAAATTAAGAGCAAGTTGGGGACAAACAGGTAGTCAAGAAATACCTTCTAAAATTACCAAAGCAAGTTATACAGAAAGCAACTCTAATAACGACACATATCCTTTAGATAGTGGTGCTACAGATTTAAGTGGTTACCCTTACGGTTCTATTTTTACACGTTTAGCCAATCCAAATATTCAGTGGGAAGTTGCTACACAAACCAACATTGGTTTAGACTTTAGTTTACTTAATTATAAATTAACAGGTACTATCGATTATTTTAATAAAGTTACAGACAACATTTTATTAGAAGTTGCTCCTACAGATCCTATTGTTCCTGTTTCTACTTACTGGACGAACATTCCGAATATGGAAATCGAAAACAATGGTGTAGAAATCGCTTTAGATTATAAAGACTATGTAAACGATCGTTTTACTTATAATTTTGGAGGTAATATTTCTTTTACAAAAAACACTGTAAACAACTCCCCTTACAAAATTTTAACCACAGGAGCTGCTCGAGGTGCAGGACAAACAGGTGCTACTATTAACGGAGTTTTAAATGGCGAATCTATTGGTGCTTTTTACATGCAAGAGTTTACAGGTATTGGTGCAGATGGCTTAAATCAATTTAAAGATTCTAATAATGATGGTGAAATTTTAGATGATGACAGAGCTGTAGTTGGCAATGCCCTACCCGATTATGTATATGCTTTTTACTTAAACTTTACTTACAAAAACTTCGATTTAGGCTTTAATTTTAACGGTGCTGGCGGAAACAAAATATACAACCATGTAGCCATGTCTTCTTTTAACAAAGGTAACCTAGCCAACTCTTTTAATACGACAAACAGAGCTGTCGAGTTTTTAGATGAAGCTGCCACAAACTCTAACCTAGTCTCTACAAGGTACTTAGAAAATGGTAGTTTCTTAAGATTAAACAATGCAACCATCGGGTATAATTTATCTCCACAAAGTATCGGTTTTGGCGAAAGCATTAAAAATTTACGCTTATCAGTTACAGGTCAAAACCTATTTGTAATAACAGATTACAGCGGTTTCGATCCAGAAATTAATACAGGTAGTCCTTTAGGTGGTATCCAAACTTTTGGTATCGATTACTTTAGTTACCCAAAAAGTAAAACAATTCTTTTAAGCTTAAACGTAGAATTTTAA